The Agrococcus sp. ProA11 genomic sequence GGAGACGCTGCTGAAGGCATACGCCGCCTACGGCTCCTTCCAGCAGGGCACGAACCTGCGCGCGTGGCTCTACCGCATCCAGACCAACACCTACATCAACACCTATCGCAAGCAGCAGCGCCGGCCGTTCGAAGCGGCCCTCGATGACATGGAGGAGTGGCAGATCGGCGACGCCGAGTCCTTCACCGCCAGCACATCGCGCAGCGCCGAGGCCGAGGCCATCCATCGGATGCCCTCCGGCATCGTGAAGGACGCGCTGCAGCAGGTGCCGACCGACTTCCGCATGGCTGTCTACTGGGTGGACGTCGAGGGCCTCACCTACGCCGAGACGGCGGAGGTCATGGAGACGCCGGTGGGCACCGTGATGAGCCGACTGCACCGCGGCCGCAGGCTGCTGCGCGGGCTGCTGGCCGACTACGCCCGCGAGCAGGGCATCGCAGTGCCGGAGAGCACCGACAAGGAGAAGAAGCAGTGAGCACCCTGGAGGAGAAGACGGACTGCGCCGAGGCGCGCGCGGCCTTGGAGGAGTACCTCCACAAGGAGCTCTGCGCCGAGGACGCCGCTGACGTGCGTGCGCACCTCGAGCAGTGCGAGGAGTGCTCAGCGGAGCACCACGTGGGGGAGACCCTCACGAGCGCGCTCCAGGGCGCATGCAAGGACCGCGCCCCGGAAGAGCTGCGCGAGCGGCTGCTGGAGAGCCTGCGCGCTGCCCAGGCGCAGCACGGCTGAGCGACCGACGACGACAGGAAGGCGGGGCCCGATCGGGGCCCCGCCTTCCTGCATCCGCAGTGCGCTTCGGCCGGATCAGGCGGCCTCGCGCTCGCGCGCCTCGTCGTCCGTGCCGGCCGACGAGAGCGGCATCGACGCGGCCGCCTCGGCAGTGACCGCTTCGGGCTCGGACTGCACCGGGATGGAACCGGTGCTCGTGCGCTCCACACCCTCGGCGAGGTAGCGCTCGGTGCCCGCGAGCGTGAGGAAGGCGGGATAGGTCGGTTCCAGCGCGATCTCGCGGAAGAGTGCGATCGCCTCACGGAATCGGTTGCCGGGAGCACGGTCGAAGTCCTGTGAGAGCTCGGCGACGATGCCCTCGCATCGGGCGGTGGTGATGCTGCGACCGTCGTCGGTGGCCGACTCGGTGTAGATCCACTGCCACACCTGTGAGCGCGAGATCTCGGCCGTCGCGGCATCCTCCATCAGCGAGTGGATCGCGACGGCGCCGTGCCCGCGCAGCCACGCCTCGAGGTAGCGGATGCCGATCTCGATGTTGGAGCGCAGGCCCGCGTCGGTGATCTCGCCGCGCGTGATCGACAGATCGATGAGCGCATCGCCATCCACCGGCACGTCCTCGCGGCTGCGATCGAGCTGGTTCGGGCGCGCTCCCAGCACCGCGTCGAAGGCCTCGCGGCAGGTCGCCACGAGCCCGGGGTGCGCGACCCAGGAGCCGTCGAAGCCGTCGCCGGCCTCGCGGGACTTGTCGCTCGCGACGGCCGCCAGCGCGCGCTCGGTGGCCTCCGGGTCGGAGGCGCTCGGCACGAACGCCGCCATGCCGCCGATCGCGTGCGCGCCACGACGGTGGCAGGCGCGCACCAGCTGCTCGGTGTAGGCGCGCATGAACGGGGCCGTCATCGTCAGCTGTGAGCGGTCCGGCAGCACGAACGCCTCGCCCCGCAGCCGGAACGCCTTGATGATTGAGAACAGGTAGTCCCAGCGTCCGGCGTTCAGGCCGGCCGAGTGCTCCCGCAGCTCGTAGAGGATCTCCTCCATCTCGAAGGCGGCGGTGATCGTCTCGATCAGCACGGTCGCGCGGATCGTGCCCTGCGGCAGCACGAGCAACTGCTGCGCCATCACGAAGACCTCGTTCCAGAGCCGAGCCTCGCGGTGGTTCTCGATCTTCGGCAGGTAGAAGTACGGTCCTGCGCCCCTCGCGATGAGCTCCTCGGCGTTGTGGAAGCAGTGCAGGCCGAAGTCGACCAGCGAGCCCGACATGGGGGTGCCGTCGACGAGGATCCGGTGCTCGTCGAGGTGCCAGCCGCGGGGGCGCACGACGATGGTCGGCGTGCGCTCCGCTGTGACCCGATACTCCTTGCCCGCGGGGCTCGTGAACTCGATCTGCCCCCGGATCGCGTCCTGCAGGTTGACCTGGCTCGCGATGACATTGCGCCAGAGCGGGCTCGAGGCATCCTCGCAGTCGGCCAGCCAGACCTTCGCGCCCGAGTTCAGCGCATTGATGGTCATCTTGCGCTCGATCGGGCCGGTGATCTCCACTCGGCGATCCTCCAGGCCGGGAGCCGGCGGGGCGACCCGCCAGCCGGCGTCGTCGCGGATGTGCGCGGTCGCGGCCAGGAAGCGCGGGGTGTCGCCGTCGGCGAACGCGGCGCGGCGCGCGCGGCGATCCTGCAGCAGCTGGCGCCGCGTGCACTCGAACGCGTCGTGCAGCTGGAGCAGGAACTCCAGCGCATCGTCGGTCAGGACTCGGTCCTGGCCCGAGGCGGTGGCGGTGATGCGGATGCGGTCATGCATGATGGTCGTCCTCCTGCGTCGATCGGTGCGTGCTCAGTCGAACTGCTCGGACTCGGTGGAACCGGCGAGCGCCAGCGTTCCCGAGTTGGGGTTGAGTGCGGTGGCGACCTGGTCGAACCAGCCCGTGCCGACCTCGCGCTGGTGCTTGGTCGCGGTGTACCCCTGCGCCTCGGCGGCGAACTCGCGCTCCTGCAGGTCGACGTAGGCGGTCATGTGGTTGTCGGCGTAGCCCTTCGCCAGGTCGAACATGGAGTGGTTCAGGGCGTGGAAGCCAGCCAGGGTGATGAACTGGAAGCGGAAGCCCATCGCACCCAGCTCGCGCTGGAACGCCGAGATCTGGTCGTCGTCGAGGTGCTGCTTCCAGTTGAAGGACGGCGAGCAGTTGTAGGCGAGCAGCTGGTCGGGGAACTCGCTCTTGATGCCCTCGGCGAAGGCGCGCGCGATCTCCAGATCCGGCTTGCCGGTCTCCATCCAGAGCAGGTCGGCGTACGGGGCGTAGGCCCGGCCGCGGGCGATGCAGGGCTCGATGCCGTTCGCCACCTCGTAGAAGCCCTCGCTCGTGCGGCCGCCGGTGAGGAAGCGGCGGTCGCGCTCGTCGACGTCGCTCGTGAGCAGCGTCGCCGCCTCGGCGTCGGTGCGGGCGATGATGATGCTCGGCACCCGCTCCACGTCGGAGGCGAGGCGCGCGGCGTTCAGGGTGCGCACGTGCTGCTGCGTGGGGATGAGCACCTTGCCGCCCAGGTGGCCGCACTTCTTCTCGCTCGCGAGCTGATCCTCCCAGTGGACGCCGGCCGCGCCGGCGACGATCATGCTGCGCATGAGCTCGAAGGCGTTGAGCGGGCCGCCGAATCCGGCTTCGGCATCGGCCACGATGGGCGCGAACCAGTCGTCGACGGTCGAGGTGCCCTCGCCGCGCTCGATCTGATCGGCACGCTGCAGCGCGTTGTTGATGCGGCGGACGACCGCGGGCACCGAGTTGGCGGGGTAGAGCGACTGGTCGGGGTAGGTCTGGCCCGACAGGTTCGCATCCGCGGCCACCTGCCACCCCGAGAGGTAGATCGCCTCGAGGCCGGCGCGCACCTGCTGCACGGCCTGGTTGCCGGTCAGGGCGCCCAGGGCGCGGATCGGCGTGGGGTCGGCGTGCAGGCGCTCGAACAGGCGCTCCGCACCGCGGCGCGCCAGCGTGTGCTCCTCGGTCACGGAGCCGCGCAGTCGGACGACGTCCGCAGCGGTGTAGTCCCGGACGATGCCGTTCCAGCGGGCGTCCGCCGCCCATTCCAGCTCCAGCTCAGCGGCTTCGGTCGCCAGCGTGCTCCGGGTGTCCGGTGTCCGGTCCTGCTCGGTCATGATGCGCTCCTTGGATTGGATCGGTCCTCGTGCGAGGGATGGTGATGACCACTCTGTGGGCAGATCTGAAGCACGAGGTGGCGACTCAGGATTGAAGTTCTGCATTTCTGCCACCCTGCGCAGTTCTGCCGTATGGTGCTCGCATGACCCGCGCATCGTCGACCACTGGCACCTGGAACCGACCCGCGCGATCGGCCCCGGAGCCCGAGCCCGTCGACGCGCTGCAGCTGGGGAAGTCCCTGCGCCACGCTCGGAAGCAGGCGGGGCTCACGCTCGACGGCGTGCACGACGCCATCGGGCTCGCACCATCGCAGCTGTCGGGCTTCGAGCTCGGCAAGCGCGAGGCGCGCTTCTCGCAGCTGCAGCAGCTCGCGTCGCTCTACGGGGTCACGCTCGCGCAGCTCACCGGCACGGCACCGCCGTCGAAGCGTGCGGCCATGGAGCTGCGCCTCGAGCGCGCCATGCAGTCATCCACGTGGCAGCAGAAGCGGCTGCCGACGATGCGCATCGGTCCGCGCACGCCCGACGACGTGCTGGAGACGATGCTGGCGCTCGTGGACGAGCTGGATCGGGTCGCCGAGGAGCGCGTGGCGACGCCGGAGGAGGCGCGCAGAGCGAACACGCAGCTGCGCAGCGAGATGCGCTCGCGCGACAACCACTTCCCGGAGATCGAGGCGGAGGCCGCGGCGATGCTCGCGAAGGTCGGCTACCAGTCGGGGCCGCTGTCGCAGCACCTGATCGCCGCGATCACGGAGCGGCTGGGCTTCTCGCTCCACCACGTCGGCGACCTGCCGCACTCGACGCGCTCGGTGATGGACTACAAGCGCAAGCGCATCTACCTCTCGCGCTCGACGCGCACTGGCCACGACCCGCGTTCGGTGCTGCTGCAGGCGCTCGGCCATCACGTGCTGGGGCACTCCGTGCCCGCGGATTTCGGCGCGTTCCTGCGGCAGCGCATCGAGACGAACTACTTCGCGGCAGCACTGCTGATGCCCGAGCGCACCGCTGCCGAGTTCCTCGCGAACGCGAAGCGGGAGCGGCAGCTCGCGGTCGAGGATCTCCGCGACGCGTACGCGGTCTCGTACGAAGCCGCCGCGCATCGCCTGACGAACCTGGCGACCGTGCACCTGGGGATACCGCTGCACTTCCAGAAGGTGCACGAGTCGGGCATCATCTACAAGGCCTACGAGAACGACGGTGTGACGTTCCCCGCCGACCACACCGGCGCCATCGAGGGGCAGCCGGTCTGCAGGCGGTGGACGAGCCGGGAGGTCTTCGACGTCGCCGACAAGGTGAACCCGTTCGAGCAGTACACCGAGACCCCGTCCGGCACCTTCTGGTGCACGGCGGTGACCGAGCGCAGCCAGAGCGGCGAGTTCTCGCTCTCGATCGGCGTGCCGTTCTCGGAGGCGAAGTGGTTCCGGGGCCGGGCGACCAAGGAGCGATCGGTGTCGCGCTGCCCGGATCCCACCTGCTGCCGACAGCCGCCGCCCGACCTCGCCGAGGAGTGGGCGGGCCAGGCCTGGCCGAGCGCGCGGGCGCACTCGCACCTGCTGGCGGCGCTGCCGCCGGGCGCGTTCCCCGGCGTCGACGAGACCGAGGTCTACAGCTTCCTGGCTGCGCGCGACTAGAAGGCGGCAGCGCGGCGAGGAGACCGGCGCCTCGTCGCATCCGCCATCTCGTCCAGCTGCGAGAGGGCGCGCCGGAGCACGCTGCTCGACGTGTGCGCCGTGTAGGGGAAGTAGACGATCTCGACGCCGACCTCGGCGAACTCGCGCTCGAGCCGCAGCCCGCGCTCGGTGCCTCGCCAGTCGTCGCCCTTGAAGAAGTGCGTGAAGCCGACCTCTCGCCAGGTGTCGAGCTTGTCGGGCACCGTCTCGACGTGCACGCGATCGACCCAGCGGATGGAGCGAACGATCTCGACGCGCTCCAGCGTGGGGATCACCGCCTCGACGCCCTTGACCTCGTGCAGCATCTCGTCGCTCACGACGCCGGCGACGAGCTCGTCGCAGTGCTCGCGTGCCTGGCGGAGCAGGTTGAGGTGGCCGACGTGGAAGAGGTCGAACCCTCCCGCTGCATACCCGATGCGTGTCATGCGCCCTCCTTTGCGTAACAGTGTTACACGACGGAGCGTACTGCATCCTCGGGAGGCGCGGGAGAGCGGCTGGCGGCGAGACCTCAGCTCCGAGGCACGTCACTGATGACGTACTTCGTCTTGCCGCCCGTGTAGGGCAGTGCGGTGACCTTCTCCAGGCGCACCGGCACCTCGCCCGCGACCCGGTCGCGCAAGCCGGCGAGCGCGGCGTCGATGTGGCGGGCCGCATCGGCGCCATCGCCTTGGACGACGCGCACGACGATGGAGGCGTCACGCTGCTGGTGGATCTGGAACTGGCGCACCGCTTCGGGGTGCGCACCGAACATGGCCATGAGCCGGTGCGCCAGCACGACCCCGCTCGGCAGTCGGATCATGTCGGTGTCACGACCCTTCGGCTGCTCCATGAGCGGCAGTGCACGCCCGCACGGGCACAGCCCCTCCCGGAGCGCCCCCTGGTCGCCGGTGCGATAGCGGATGAGCGGGAAGACGCGGTTGCGCAGATCGGTGATCGCGATGTCACCGACCTCTCCCGCGGGCAGGCTGCGTCCATCGGCCCCGACGACTTCGATGCGATGCACGTCGGAGAAGATGTGCAGCCCGTCGCGCTCAGCGCACTCTCCTGCGAGCCAACCGAACTCCGAGCCTCGGTACTCGTCGTACACGGGAGCGCCGAACACGGCCTCGAGCCGGGCGCGCGCCGGGGCAGGGAGAGGCGCCGCGGTGGTCGCGACCGCGGTGAGGGGAGGCATGCGCAACCCTTGCTGCTCGACGAAGTCGGCGAACTCGAGCAGAGCGCCGACATAGCCCTCCAGCAGCTTCGGGCGCTGACGGACGATCGTGCGATGGAACCTGGCCATCGAGTCCTCGGAGATGTGTGCGGCGTCGAGGTAGGTCTGCCGAGTGGGCCACCAGGCGAGCGCATTCTGCACGGCCTCGCGACGACCGAAGCTCCACCTCCCGATCCGCGCCAGGTCATCGTGCGGTCCGACGCCCCACCAGGAGTACATCCGCCACGCCAGCGCCAAGGTGGGCACGCGTGCATCGTGCATCGTCCGCAGCGGTTCTCCGGTGCTGCCGCCCGTCAGTGCGGTTCGCGTGGTCGACCTGCTCGCCTCGCGCGTCGTCAGGTCGCCGCTGCGCGCCTTCACCATGGCTCGGTCGAGCAACGGGAGGCGCTGCCACTCGGACGGATCGCGGATGTCCTGGGCGCGGATGCCCATGTCGCCGTACAGGTCTCGGTAGAGCGGTGACTCGCGCATCGCGAAGGCGACGATCGACTCGGCGAGCCGGTTCTCCTCAGCTCGCAGCGCGGAGGGCGCCATGCGCTCGTTGGCGAGGAGCTCGTCGAGGAAGCGACCTGACGAGGCGCGCACCGTCCTGACCTTCGCGTTGAACACCGCGCTCCGCAGGGACATGCTGATCACCGTACGCCGCGCGAAGAGCGAGTGCGAGCAGGAGGCTCGACGCGAGCGCGATGCAGGATGGGCACGATCAGGGCAGCGCCGGTGCCGGAGTGGCGCGCGCGTACTCGAACTCGTCGCGACCGACCGCGCCCAGGATTCGCCCCTGCGCGAACCAGATCCGCCGCCGGTAGCCAGCGCTGCCGGCCAGATCCCCACGCGCCCTGGCGGTCAGCTCGGCGACTGCGAACGCGGGCAGGCGGACGATTCCGCCGACCAGGAATCCGGCGCGCTTGGCCAGATTGCTGGCGCGGGTGTCGGCTCTCGTGAAGAGGCGCGCTCGCACTTGACCCTGGCAGATCGTGCGTCGGCGCACGAATGCGCGCGTCGTGCGTGCCGCTTCGATGTCGTCCCGCGCCACGGAATCGGCTGACGCGACGATCACACCGCCGCTCGCGAGCAGGTCGCGCCCGAACTGCACGTCCGAGCCGCCGGAGAGCCCGAGCGAGACATCGAATCGGACGCCGAGGGCGCGCACCTTCGCTGCGTCGATGAGCACGTTGCCGGTCACGAACGTCGACAGTCGCTGCCCGGTCGGGAACTCGGTGCGCCGCACGAAGCCTCCGGCCGCGATCCAGGGGTCGGTGCCCTCCGGCCACACGTAGCGGACGTAGCCCATCACGGCTGCCGGCTGATATCGCAGCCACGCGTCGACGAGGCCCTGGAGCCAGCCGGGCTCGGGCATGAGGTCGTCGTCGATCATGACGACCAGTTCGTCGTCTGCCGCCGCATCCAGCGCTGCTTGGCGATTGGCCGCGATGCCGGGGATCGGCTCGGCGAGATAGTCGACGCCGAGCGTGGCTGCCGTCTGCTCAGCGGACCGGTCGGGATCGTTGTCCACGACGAGGAGCCGGAGGTCGGCCTCCACGGTCTGCGCGTCCTGCCGGATCGCGCGCACGAGCGCAGGCAGCTGTGGAACACGGCAGTACGTCGGCACGGCGACCAAGACCGGCCGGTGCACCGCGGCGTCGCTCCTCACGGCCGCCGCCGAGCGTCGCGGTGCGCGACCGCCTGCGAGAACGCGGTGCGATGCAGCGGGCCTGCGCGGTCCCAGTCGCGCAGCGAGAGATCCGGCGCCGCAGTGCGCGGGGCGTCGAGCGAGGCAGCGAAGTGCGCGACATGCTCGCCGGTGAGGGCGCCGTCGAACATCGTGATCCAGTCTGGCCCGACTTCGCGCGCCAGTGCCTCGTTGATCTCCGTGCGCGGCACGAGGACGGGGCGCTGCAAGGAGAGCGCCGCGAGCACCGTGCCGGAGTTGAGCATGAATCGGTACGGTAGCACCAATCCCGAGACTTGCGTAACAGCGTCCACGAACTCCTCCTCGGACAGATAGCGGAGGTCGAGGGAGACCCTGGCATCGAGCGCGGCGCGCCGACGGACCTCGCGCGCGACCTGCTCGGACGAAGGATTGCCGGCGATGCGCAGCCGGAGCTCCGGGTGCCGCGAGGCCGTGGTGCCGAAGGCGTCGAGCAGCTCTTCGACCCCCTTGTAGGGGCGCACGAGGCCGACGAATCCGAGCAGGTTCCGAGACGGCTCGGCCGCAGGCATCGCGGCGAACCAGTCGCGGTAGTGCCCGTGACGGATCAGCGTCGACGGCACGTCCGCGGGGATCCCGGTCAGCTCGTGCAGCAGGATGCGATGGTCGGTCCTGCGCTCGAGCCATGCGAGATAGCGTCGCTCCCACGGCGTCGAGCTGGCGTGCGGCTCGAGGTTGTGCACGGTGCGAAGCACGGCGATGCGCGAGAGCGCGAGCCGGATCCGGAGCGCCTCAGCGAAGATGCGGCGCGCGGCGACGCGGACCGGGCTCGACCCACCGAAGAGCGTGTCTGGCCAATGGAACTGGATCGCGTCGTAGCGACCGAGGAGCGCGCGGCGGCGATCGAACCGGAGGTGCTCGACCCCGGGGGTGGCTGCCAGCGCGGCATCCAGCATGTGCACGTAGGGGTTGGAGGTCGGCCGAGGCGGGCCGAAGGACTGCATGACCCTGATGGGCCGACGACTCCCGGTGCGCATGGCGCCAGTGTGCCACCTTGCCCCGCGGCGCGGGCCTGGGCCTAGACTCGGCGCCAGTCGCCTCGCGCGCAGCGGGGTCCGGCTCTGGCAAGCAGGCGGGGGTGTGAGGATGACCGAGGCGTTCGCCGACACGTACCGCAGGCTGGCCAGCACGCAGAAGGGTCACGCGCGGGGCGCACCGGGCTATTCGGTCTACGTCAATCGCCGCATCGGCCGAGTGCTCGCCGCTGCGGCATTCCGGTGGGGCTGGACGCCCAACGGAGCGACCGCGTTCAGTGCGCTGCACACCTTCGTCGGCATCGGCCTGCTCCTCGCGCTGCCCACCCAGTGGTGGTCGGGCGTGCTCATCGCCGTGCTGCTGGCGCTCGGCTACGCCTGGGATTCCGCCGACGGGCAGCTCGCGCGGCTGCGCGGGGGAGGAAGCCTCTCGGGGGAGTGGCTCGACCACTTCGTCGATGCGCTCAAGATCGCCTCGCTGCACCTCGCGGTGCTGCTCGCGCTGTGGCTGCACACGCCCTACCGCGACACAGCGTGGCTGCTGGTGCCGCTCGTGTTCTCGATCGTCGGCGTCGTCACCTTCTTCGGCATGCTGCTGAACGACCTGCTGAAGGGCAAGGCCGGCGTGCGATCCACGCACGCCCGCGGCGGCGGCACGTTCGCCCGCTCGATGCTGCTGATCCCCACCGACTTCGGGCTGCTCTGCCTCGTCTTCCTGCTCTGGGGATGGACGACCGGCTTCCTCTGGATCTACACCGCGCTGGCGCTCGCGAACGCCGCCTTCCTGATGCTCGCCGCGGTCAAGTGGTTCACGGAGATGCAGCAGCTGGACCGGGACTCGCAGTGACGGGCGAGGTGGCCGCGCCGCTGCCCGCGTTCGCGGTCGTGATCGTGAACTTCGGCTCGAGCACGCTGCTGCGGGAGCACGCCGCGTCGATCGAGCTGCCCGCCGGTGGCCGGATCATCGTGGTCGACTGCTTCAGCGGCAGCCGGGAGCAGGCGCGCGTGCGCGAGCTCGCGGAGGAGCACGGCTGGACGGCGGTGCTGCTGGAGGAGAACCTCGGCTTCGGCGGCGGCACGAACGCCGGCGTGGCACGAGCGGACGAGCTGGGCGCCCGAGTCGTCGTGGCGCTGAACCCCGATGCGCGCATCGACGCAGCATCGCTGAGGGCGCTCGTGACGGCGGTGCAGCGCGATCCCATGCTGCTCGCGTCGCCGACGATCGTCGGACCTGGCGGCGAGCCGTGGTTCGCCGGCGCCGACCTGTACCTCGCGGACGGCGCCGTGCGCGGCGCCCGAGCGCGGCCGCGCTTCCCCGGCGCCGACCGGCGCGAGTGGGCCACCGGGGCGTGCTTCGCGATCTCGCTCGAGCTCTGGCATGCCACGGGGGGCTTCGACGAGGAGTACTTCCTCTACTGGGAGGACGTCGATCTCTCGCATCGCGTGCTCGACCGGGGAGGGCGCTGGGCGCTCGTGGACGCGACGGTCGTGCACGATGCCGGCGGCACGCAGGAGGTGGTGCCCGGCCGCGCCAAGTCGGACATCTACTACTACTACAACATCCGGAATCGGCTGCTCTACGCGGCGAAGCACCTGGATGAGGAGCACGTGCGTGGATGGCTGCGCACCGCGCCGAGGGTCGGGCTGGATGTGCTGCTGCGGGGAGGACGGCGCCAGCTCGTGGTGTCGATCCGGCCCTGGCGGGCATACCTGCGCGCGCTGCGGGACGGGCGCCGGCTCGTCCGCGAGCATCGCACTGCCCGGCAGCCGCACACGACTCGCGGGGCCGTCCGATGAGCGCACCCGATGGCGGCATCCTGGTCGTCTGCACGGCGAACGTCTGCCGCTCGCCCATGGCCGAGTTCGCACTGCGACGAGGCTTCGGGCAGCGCGCCGGGCTGGACGGTGTCGCGGTCGCGAGCGCCGGCGTGCGCGTGGCGGAGGAGCGGTCGGCGTGCGCGGAGGTGATCGCCTTCCGCGATGAGCCCGCGTGGGCCCAGATGGGGTCAAAGCACCGGGCCCGCGCGCTCGAGCCCTCGATGATCCGAGCCGCGGCGCTGGTCGTGACGGCCACGCGCGAGCAGCGCTCCTCGGTCGTGGCGGCCGCCCCGGAGATGCGAGGCGTCGTGTTCACGCTGCGCGAGGCCCTCTGGCTCGGCAACGACTACGAGCGCGGCGACAGTACGCCTGCGCCGCGCGCCGTGGCGGCCTTCCGCGAGCACATCCACGGCATGCGCGGCCTGCGTCCGCTGCCGACGCAGGCGCGGCGCCGCTTCTGGCGGGCGGGCCCCGACCCCCTCGACATCCCGGACGGTCACGGCGGCGGCGCCCGGGACCACCACGCGGCGATGCGTGCGGCACTCGCCGCCGGCAACCAGCTCGCCGAGCTCATCGGCGGGCGCGGCAGCTAGTCGGCCAGCCGCGCCGACCGGATCGCGCCGCGCAGCCTGCGCACCGCGGCGTCCCAGGTGTAGTCGGCGATGGCGCGCTCGCGTGCCGCTGCGCTCGGCCGAGCACCCCACGTCGCGTCGAGCTGCGCCGCGGCAGCCGCCTCGTCGAGCGGCGGCACGAACGCCGCGTAGTCGCCGACCGTCTCTCGGAACACCGGGATGTCACTCACGAGCAGGGGCGACCCGAAGCTCGCCGCCTCGACCGATGGCATGCCGAAGCCCTCGTCGAGGCTGAGCGAGATCGTCAGCGCCGCGTGCGCGTAGAGCCAGGCGAGCTGCTCATCGGGCACCGGCCCGAGCATCACGATCCTGCCGTCTTGCAGCAGCGGCCGCGCGCGCTCCGGCACGGTCGATCCGCGACCGGAGTGCTCGACGCCGCCGACGACGACGAGCGGGCTGGTCGGCGTGATGCGCCTGGAGCGGGCAGCCGCGTTCATCACGGTCTCCAGGTTCTTCCGCACGTTCAGCCGTCCGACCGTGACGGCGAACTCGGCATCGGCGGC encodes the following:
- a CDS encoding glycosyltransferase family 1 protein — protein: MRVLFDAYWWQRGPGANRTVQRELLLAWTRAFPHDELIVALRRDAEAAGLPDGAGTARTSLWPHALSNRWELPRIASRTSADIVVCHNYTPASGPSLVFIHDVMFLEQPQWFSRAERAYFAPMLPWARRASIVAVSTETEAARVLRHAPRLRPPVVTGLGVPPGLQGAMQRPPAIAADAEFAVTVGRLNVRKNLETVMNAAARSRRITPTSPLVVVGGVEHSGRGSTVPERARPLLQDGRIVMLGPVPDEQLAWLYAHAALTISLSLDEGFGMPSVEAASFGSPLLVSDIPVFRETVGDYAAFVPPLDEAAAAAQLDATWGARPSAAARERAIADYTWDAAVRRLRGAIRSARLAD
- a CDS encoding glycosyltransferase family 2 protein; its protein translation is MTGEVAAPLPAFAVVIVNFGSSTLLREHAASIELPAGGRIIVVDCFSGSREQARVRELAEEHGWTAVLLEENLGFGGGTNAGVARADELGARVVVALNPDARIDAASLRALVTAVQRDPMLLASPTIVGPGGEPWFAGADLYLADGAVRGARARPRFPGADRREWATGACFAISLELWHATGGFDEEYFLYWEDVDLSHRVLDRGGRWALVDATVVHDAGGTQEVVPGRAKSDIYYYYNIRNRLLYAAKHLDEEHVRGWLRTAPRVGLDVLLRGGRRQLVVSIRPWRAYLRALRDGRRLVREHRTARQPHTTRGAVR